TTCTGTAGCTTTCATTCCTTTCATTGCCTTGTTGTAATAAAACACATCATAACCTTCTATATAAATTTTAAATATTAATGATGCATGTTCATATTCCTCGCTCATAGGTTTATACACTTCTGCCCAATTTTGAACAGCTTCTTCTTCCGAACCAAAGACAGATATACCATACATTTTATCTATATATGTTCTTAAATTAAATGTACCATCTTTATCTCCTGTATGTTGATCTTCTATAAGCATTGCATAATTTTCACTCTCTCCACTCGGATCAACAAATATAACCGGATTACCCACGCAATACACATACAGATTCAAGCTCAGCGGATCATTGCTATCCGCATATCCCCATCCGTCCTGCTGTGTAAATCTTCCTATACTTGCGTTATAATACCTCGCCCGGAGATATATCTCCCCGGTCTCCTTATCATAATACTCCGCACAGTATCTGAACGGGTTGGCATCGCCGGACGCTATGTTCCTCTCAACACCGAAGGCGTCATAGTCATAGGATTTGGTTGCAGTCGCAGTCGAATCTGTGAGGTTCACCACGTCGCCGTGAGCGTTATAGAGGTAATATGTCCTTACACCGTCCACATCGGACGCGATGAGGTTTATGCCGCGGATATAAGTGACAGTGACCACATTGTTCTGTATCTCGGCAGCGATATTGCCGCCGTCCCATACATGAACGGTCGTTGTCGTGCCGTCGGACTTCGTACGTCTGAGTCCGTCCGGACGGTAGGTGTAGGTCAGAATGCCATCACCTGTGAGCTGTCCGAAGAGGTTATATGTCGAGGTCTGAGTGACGCCGTCCGTCGTCTTTGTCGTCTGATTTCCGTTCGCGTCATAGCCGTAAGTGGTTGTCGTCGTTATACCGCTCTGTGTTTTTGCTTCCGTGATAAGGCGGTTGTTCGCGTCGCAGGTGTACGCGACCGTATATTCTTCCGAGCCTGTGACGGTTAAGGTAAGCCTGTTGCCGCGCTTGTCATAGGTATAGAGATTTAACTACTTCGGCGCGTAGAATACGAATATCAGCGCTTTCGTTTAACAATAATAATTAGAAATGAATAATCATCTTATTTCATAATAAAATATTCCTTTATCCTTTAAAAGTTCGCAGTTTAATAAGTCTTTTTCTTTAATTTCCATATATTGAATATATTTTGTTATACATTCCATAAATTCTTTAATAGAGTTATATTTTAATTCGAACAATGTGTTATTGATTAAATCAAGATTATAATTACTTATCTCTTCTATGGAATTTTTACCAGAATGTTTTAATAATAATTTTTCTCTGTTATCTGGATTTTCTGTAATTATCAATGAAAAAGCAAATTCATATGGCTCAAGATAGCCATAATCAGATACAATAATCGGTACAATATTTAAATCAGATAATCTAGTATAATCAATATTGATTATACAACTTTTTATTATATTTAACGAAAATAACGTAGTGTTCTTAAAATTAAAAATATCTTTATCTGAAGAATTATAAATAGAAATATTTTTAATTATAGAATTTTTAATTATATTAGATAAATTCATAATAATCCTCATTTCACTATATCCTTATCAATAGTAAAATTGTTCATTTCATATTCACTAATTTGTACAATTTTATTTGTAACATTGTCGATTACGACATAACCGCCTTTATTATTAAAATAAACAGTGCACTCATTACCTGTATACCTATTTATTGATGTTCCTACTGTAGTTGGACAGTCTTTTACTTTTAATATTTTATTTATACTCCATCCTCGTTCTTCCATTTGTTTTTTCCATTGATATTGCGATTGCTTATTAGAAAACTCTACATTCTTTGTTTTCTTAGGTGAGGTATATTCTGTTATATTATGGAGTTCTATTGCACATATGCCAAGCATATTTAATGATAATTCTATTATGTTATATGTTCTTTCACCAAATAATTCTATACCAAAATTTCTGCTTGTTAATGCTTCTGTAACTCTATTTGCACCACATATAGCAATACCACCAGCAACTACATATGTTCCTACAATTCCTGCGGTTGTAGCAGCACCAAATACTGCGCTTGAAGCACCGATACTTGCAGCAATACCACCTACTACAAATCCTACTGCTCCAGCAGATGCAACTACTGATACAACAATAACTGTCGCTACTAAAGCAATACATACTGCTTGGCCAATTTGACTCCAAGATGGCCAATTACCATTAAAATCAACCCACAGCACCGGATTACCCACGCAATACACATACAGATTCAAGCTCAGCGGATCGCTGCTATCCGCATATCCCCATCCGTCTTGCTGCGTGAATCTACCTATACTTGCGTTATAATACCTCGCCCGGAGATATATCTCCCCGGTCTCTAAATCATAATACTCGCTGCAGTATCTGAATGGGTTGGCATCGCCGGACGCTATGTTCCTCTCAACGCCGAAGGCGTCATAATGCCTACTCTCGTTACTATATTATCATGGCTGCCGGAGTAATACCAACCAAGAACTGTCCCCATGGTTTCTGGTTCACACCCGAATGAACCGTCCTCCTGTCTTCTGGTCATATTAAATAATTTTTTTGCCTCTTTGGGACCACACTATCCAAATAATGATGTCAAACAAACCCAGTGGGAAGAAAACAAACTCCAGTATGGAATAGTGAAAGAAACCTA
The nucleotide sequence above comes from Oscillospiraceae bacterium. Encoded proteins:
- a CDS encoding RHS repeat-associated core domain-containing protein translates to MNLTDSTATATKSYDYDAFGVERNIASGDANPFRYCAEYYDKETGEIYLRARYYNASIGRFTQQDGWGYADSNDPLSLNLYVYCVGNPVIFVDPSGESENYAMLIEDQHTGDKDGTFNLRTYIDKMYGISVFGSEEEAVQNWAEVYKPMSEEYEHASLIFKIYIEGYDVFYYNKAMKGMKATEILNTKISNNVVLPFLIYYLSIENNIYIKSIPIAFIHSHPKAIGFCNNFPSIKPGIYGGDRIAYNLLGLDEMYIVAYNPCKGDKEIIRYTQGLEWCEKFTKDLNSIYTVIRGGSGSSVISYNETK
- a CDS encoding colicin E5-related ribonuclease codes for the protein MLWVDFNGNWPSWSQIGQAVCIALVATVIVVSVVASAGAVGFVVGGIAASIGASSAVFGAATTAGIVGTYVVAGGIAICGANRVTEALTSRNFGIELFGERTYNIIELSLNMLGICAIELHNITEYTSPKKTKNVEFSNKQSQYQWKKQMEERGWSINKILKVKDCPTTVGTSINRYTGNECTVYFNNKGGYVVIDNVTNKIVQISEYEMNNFTIDKDIVK